The Lagenorhynchus albirostris chromosome 17, mLagAlb1.1, whole genome shotgun sequence nucleotide sequence gtcccctcTGTAGTTTTTCACACTtgatttaaaataacttaaaaaatgtttaaacagaGAAGTAGTTGCCCTCCAAAAATTTATTTCCACCTTCACCATTTGTGATCACCAGTAGGGATGAGCAGAACAACCCCCCAGCAAGACagtgaaacataaaaagaaaaataaaagaaaggaaaagaaaagagcatgGTCCATATTATACTCACTTAAGACAAAAATAGGGAAGCCGATACTTTTGAGTGAAAATATTGTTATGTATTTTGTGCTACAGATATTCAACTTTATATCATAAAAAATACTACTTATGTAATAGGAGGCAAagtgtgaatcctggctctgctgcttgctATGAGACGTCGTTCAAGCTACCGCCCTTGTCAAGTCCGAAAGGTAATAACATCTACCCCACGAGGGGTTGTTCAGTTGATGAATCGAATGAGGGTGACTCAGCACGCGACTGACACACAGCCAAGCGCTCAGCGTGGCTCCTTCAGTATTAACAGCAAGTGAAGTTAGCATGTCTGTGACTTGGTCAAAGCAACACAGACGCACTCGGACAGGATGCAGAATTTGCGTCCTATTCACGGGTTGGTACCAGCCAGACACTGTAATAGCTCGACCCTGAGTATTATTTTCGAATCTCAAGGTTGCCAGCTAAAAGTCGgaacttgccatctgcctctacaaggatgaAGTCGGTAGCCACTGCAGCCGCTGACCTCCAACACCCCTTGAAAAGACTTGAGGGCTGAGATCAGGAGTAAGGCGCActttgctctgggaaaactggcagaacaggtttTCAGATAGGCATTtccagaagattttatgagcccaaattcTGGCATCTCCTTGTATCTAGAAGGGCACTAGAATCATTAACggtgacatctgctccttgtgacCAGCAGCAAGCCTCTGCCAACATGTGTGCTTGATGACACTACCTCCCTTCACgtaaatcacatatatactgacctccgGAGCAGTTCCTCGGAGCTGAGGGGCTATCTCCCATGCTATAGCCCTCATCTTGCCCCAAATAACAATTAACCCACAACTCTCCGTTGTGCAATTCTTTTCAGAGGACAGGGCGTATAATTGGCTCAGCTCCAAGCCGGTACTTCAGCGCCCAGGGTATCTTATTCTGGGCCCCACGTGGAGCTCGGAGAAGACCCTGCGCCTCTAAGGACCAGGCTGGGAGACACATCAGGCCAGTGACTCCAAGCCCTCTAACGCACGCACCGTTTTCAACGCGTGCTTTGTGCGGCGGAAGAGAACGCAGCACATTCCGAGCCAAGGTCAAGGCACGACCTCCCAAAATAGGATCCCATCCCCAACGAACTAAACATAAAGCCGGCGCACCGCGAAGACTACACCCTCGCACACCTGCCGCCACCGCGAATGCACCCGGCTCCCGGCATGCCCCGCGGCTGGCGGCGCGGCGCGCCTGCAGCACGACAGGGGCGGGGCCTCGGCCGTAAAGCAGTGCCGGAAATTACGTGACTGGCGGCCCGGCGTCCTTGCGGTTTGGCGGGAGCGCCGGTCATGGCCGGCCCGGTGCGGGGCGGAGGGCCTCAGGCCTTGGACCTGCTGCGGGCCCTTCCTCGTGTGAGCCTGGCTAACCTGAGGCCGAACCCGGGCTCCAGGAAACCGGTAAGGCTGCGGGCGGCGCGGGGGCCCTCGGGGTCGCGGGTCCAGAGGCGCTGGGGGAACCAGGGGCCCCTGAGCCCCTCTGCTTAGGTGACGCGGGAAAACTTGCCCACGTGGTCCCAGTTCTCTGTAAGGTTCAGGTTTAGAGGCTTAATTACGTTAATTAGGGCGGGGGAGCGAGGTCGCAGGAAGTACAAATGATTGTCTCATTTAAAATTGGGTTTAACATGGAGTGCTTTTCCATCATACCTTATCTTCATGGGAAAGTTTTATTACATTTGATGTCTCTTCTGCAAATCATTGAATATAGCTAGAAAAGCTGTCATGGACATACTGtcactttaaaaatcaatttgttgCTTTCCTGAAGTGACAGGAtgtaaagtaagaaaaatattttccttataagTTGGTATTTAAATAAAACGCTATATATGGGTAACAATGGCATATTGACAATTAATTCCAAAATAAATGCGCTTGCGTATCATGCAAACTTTGCTTGTTGTGGATGTTTAATTCTACAATTTTTTTCAGTTCCAACCTGTCACAGTCTCCTTTTTTTCATCTCATTCTTGGAACTTTCCCTTTGAAACACAACTTGGAGTTTGGTTGCAAGAATTAGCTACATCTTCGGAGGCAGAGTTGCTCATGTGGAGTGTTTGGACTTCAGAGCAGCTAGGatggtgcctggcacgtagtgggCTTGGCTAGTCGTGCTTGGTTGGATGAATGAAGGGCGTAACCAAAAGATACAGTGCAAAGgtgaaatgcaatttttaaaagtgcatCTGTAGATCATAAAACATTCTTCTTTCCTTACAGGGAAGACGACCAAGAGGTCAGAGAAGAGGTAGGAAATGTGGCAGAGGCCACaagggagaaagacagagaggaacCCGGCCCCGGCTGGGCTTTGAGGGAGGCCAGACTCCATTTTACCTTCGAATCCCAAAATACGGGTTTAATGAAGGACATAGGtaagtttgcttttcttcttaGTGTAAAATACCTAATTCTCACTGAGAGTTACCTAAAACTAGGTTGGTAGAAATTTAAATCCACTTTGAGGCAAACTTTCATTGCTGTTTCTCTGAACCATTTTTGGTAATGAAGTTTAGCCTGAATTGGGGAAAAAGACAGACATTGCACTGacttgcaaaatggagataatggtgCCTGCTCGCGAGGTTTAGGGcgattacatatataaaatctgaCTCATTGTCGTCACCCAATAAATGGTAATCACCATTACTTTGCGTTCCattaatgtataatttacatagtgggttaaatatttatttgtctaaATGAGTGAAGTAGATGCCTAGGCAAATAATTATTGGTGAAACAAAGTAAGTACTTACTGGTTTTGTTTCATTGCCCCCAAATCAAGGAATATTACATGTTTATGCCATACTcaggggttttattttgttaaacCATATAAATTGATGGAGGAAAACCCAGGACAAAGCTCTAAGTTGATCTGGAGATCTTGCTGGAAGGTAAGTCTGGCTGAGTTTTCCAACTACTGTTACTTTCTTGTGTAGCTTCAGACGCCAGTATCAGCCTTTGAGTCTCAACAGGCTGCAGTATCTTATTGATTTGGGTCGAGTTGATCCTACACAACCTATTGATTTAACCCAACTTGTCAATGGGAGAGGCGTGACCATCCAGCCATCGAAAAGGGATTATGGTGTCCAGCTGGTAGAGGAGGTAAGTCTGAATTAGATTGTTTTTGGAGTTACATAGATGGCTATTTCTGATTTCCATATAATCGACACCCTGCCCGCTTTGTTTTTATCCCTTTTGAGTTGTCATAAACATTATGTAGTGGCGATCGTGTTATACTCGTGGTTTTAGAAAGCTGCATGCTGTTGGTGGCGGGAGGCAGGGGCGGCTCTGTTCCCTGGTCCTGGGATGTTCTTCTCCTGTGTACCCATTCGTACTTCTCCCTCACTCTGTCTGGTTCTCTGTTCAAATGTCATCCTAGTAGGAAGATGTTTTTGACATTCTTTATAAAGGAACATTCATACCCTCATACCCGACCGTCTGCCTTATTCTGCCCAAAGGATTTTTCTTTGAGTGTATGAACACCTGACGCTTATTACCAagtaatgcatttatttttcattgtttttcctcATTGTGATGTCAGTTCTTTGAGAGCAGGTACTTTGATACATTGCTGTATTTACAACATTGGAAATATTGGCTTGTGATAGTCACTCAGTATTTATGGAAGACAGAAATGAATCAAATCCAGTTCTAATTGTAGGGAAGCGGTTTTCTATTTGTAGAAGTTGGCCAGGAGTTTCATAAGCAAATAAACTTGTAGATTGTTAATCAACTACCTGTTTCTTGTATGTCAGTAATACGGTATGGCTGTGTAAGTAACTTAGTGTCCACTAGAGGGGAGCATTGTTTATGGGAAAACCTTTTAGATTCCTTTGAAAAAGTACACTTGTGGATAAAagttttccaaataaaatgaTTCGAAGAGAGAATACCAAATACACCATTAAACCTCAGTATTCTACTTGAGGCGAATAAGGGAACACAACTGTAGATTAACATATGGAAAAACCCATGACCTCACCAGACATTAATGCACATCCCAACAGCTTTCAGGCATGTGTCTATTAAACTAGCAAAAATCATTCTGAAATCTACACCAGGACATTGGTTGAATAAGTACAGTTATACATTATTTACAGCTCTGTAAACTgcttgcccttttctggatttcagATTTGTAGTAAATAGTGGATAATAAGACTCTTTTGCTCTTTCAGCACAACATTACCAATTTGGGAACAGAAGtcctaaggaaaaacaaaattaaagaaacctAATTGATATAATGAAATGCTAGATATTCTTCTTATAACACTGAAAATGCTGGAACTAACCCCAATGCCCAAGGATGGGGAAATGTTAAACAATCTGTAGAATAGTAATTAGAAATCTCAAATAATATGGCAAGACTTTGTTTCATTGAGTCAAGAGTGCCATTGACTGTAAAAATGCCTACCAGTATCATAGATGGGAAAAATGTGAGAAAATGTGTCTTAGAATTGATGGAATATTTTGAAATTGGGAGCCAGCTTGTTTCAGCCATACCagaatagcaaaaaaaatttttattactgcAGAAAGAATGGTAGTGccaccatctttttattttgtcagaATCTGTTCTGCAGTTAGAGTAAAATATAGCACATCCTAATGAAAGTGCCCAGACGGGACTTTAAAAAGTTgagtactgtttttatttttgttgttgtctctGCCCCTTTCCCTAGAGTGGCCCCTCCCAAGCTCAGATACTTTGTTCTTTTGCTGGCTCGAGTCCTCTTGCCCCCCTCTTTAACCAGCTCTTGGCCTCTTGCTTACTTATGGGTCAGGAAGGTAAGTTTTTATCTGTGTCACGTGGCATAATGTGGTTAGGAACGAAGGCGCTGGGACTAGACTCCCCCtggctttgtgatcttgggcaagttgcttaacctctctgtgtttcagtctATGTGTTGCCGTCTATGACATTGGTGTGGCAGTGATTCTGTTGGTCTAGAGTTGTCTTGAGGATTAAACAATCTGCTGTTGCTGAAGTAATGGGAATGTGCATTTATGTTGGTGCCCGCCAAATGCATAAAATGGAATTCTAGTCATCCCTGCTCATAGGGAATGAAAATTGGTAAAACAGGTTGGCCTAAAAAAATGTGGGAGAATTTGGTGTTTGATAGGACCTCAAAGCAGAGGTATTTAAAGTAGGAATAGCTGTCACGTTGCAGGCCCTTTAGAGGAGAAAGCACAGTGTAGACGGGAAGCCCATGTAATTAATTCACTTGTAGCCAAGCCGTCTCCTCACAGACCTTGTTTTGACGGGTGACAGGGTGCTGACACCTTTAAGGCAAAAGTTAATATTGAAGTACAGCTGGCTTCAGAGCTGGCCATCGC carries:
- the MRPL15 gene encoding large ribosomal subunit protein uL15m, with the protein product MAGPVRGGGPQALDLLRALPRVSLANLRPNPGSRKPGRRPRGQRRGRKCGRGHKGERQRGTRPRLGFEGGQTPFYLRIPKYGFNEGHSFRRQYQPLSLNRLQYLIDLGRVDPTQPIDLTQLVNGRGVTIQPSKRDYGVQLVEEGADTFKAKVNIEVQLASELAIAAIEKNGGVITTAFYDPRSLEILCKPIPFFLRGQPIPKRMLPPEALVTYYTDARNRGYLADPAEFPEARLELAKKYGYILPDITKDELFQMLSTRKDPRQIFFGLAPGWVVNMADKKILKPTDENLLKYYSS